A genomic stretch from Setaria italica strain Yugu1 chromosome VII, Setaria_italica_v2.0, whole genome shotgun sequence includes:
- the LOC101756558 gene encoding lysine histidine transporter-like 8, with protein sequence MSSGKEAISEVESAPPTPRPPPVSTPPSRMHSPSPSPAPGGRSPLRAMASPLRAMATPLASPVRKAVATVRGCLEEVGHITRLADPRDAWLPITESRSGNAYYAAFHNLSSGIGFQALVLPTAFASLGWTWAIICLTLAFAWQLYTLWLLVRLHEPVAGGVRYSRYMHLATTVFGERWAKILALLPVMYLSAGICTALIIVGGGSMKMLFGIACGEACLARPLTTVEWYLVFICAAVLLSQLPNLNSIAGVSLVGATAAVAYCTMIWVVSIAKGRVPGVSYDPVKAPNDVDAALGIVNGLGIIAFAFRGHNVVLEIQGTMPSTMKHPSHVPMWKGVKVAYAIVALCFYPLAIGGFWAYGNQIPPNGILSALYKFHSRDVSRLVLGITTLLVIINCLTTFQIYAMPVYDNMEAGYVHKKNRPCPWWLRSGFRAFFGAVNFLIAVALPFLSELAGLLGGISLPVTLAYPCFMWVAIKKPRKGTATWNVNWALGILGMSISFVLIVGNLWGLVEKGLRVKFFKPADFQ encoded by the exons ATGTCGTCCGGCAAGGAGGCGATCAGCGAGGTGGagtcggcgccgccgacgccgcggccccCGCCGGTGTCCACCCCGCCGTCGCGGATGCActccccatccccatccccgGCGCCGGGCGGCCGGTCGCCGCTGCGGGCCATGGCGTCCCCGCTGCGCGCGATGGCGACGCCGCTCGCGAGCCCCGTCCGGAAGGCGGTGGCCACCGTGAGGGGCTGCCTGGAGGAGGTCGGCCACATCACGCGCCTCGCGGACCCGCGCGACGCCTGGCTGCCCATCACCGAGTCCCGGAGCGGCAACGCCTACTACGCCGCGTTCCACAACCTCTCCTCCGGCATCGGGTTCCAGGCGCTCGTGCTCCCCACCGCCTTCGCCTCCCTCGGATG GACGTGGGCGATCATCTGCCTGACGCTGGCGTTCGCGTGGCAGCTCTACACGCTGTGGCTGCTGGTCAGGCTTCACGAGCCCGTCGCGGGTGGCGTCCGGTACAGCCGGTATATGCACCTCGCCACGACCGTTTTCG GCGAGAGATGGGCCAAGATCCTGGCGCTGCTCCCGGTGATGTACCTGTCGGCGGGGATCTGCACGGCACTCATcatcgtcggcggcggcagcatgaAGATGCTGTTCGGCATCGCGTGCGGCGAGGCGTGCCTGGCGCGGCCGCTCACCACCGTGGAGTGGTACCTCGTCTTCATCTGCGCGGCCGTGTTGCTGTCGCAGCTCCCCAACCTCAACTCCATCGCCGGCGTGTCGCTGgtgggcgccaccgccgccgtcgcctacTGCACCATGATCTGGGTCGTGTCCATCGCCAAGGGGAGGGTGCCCGGCGTGTCCTACGACCCCGTCAAGGCCCCCAACGACGTGGACGCCGCACTGGGGATCGTGAATGGCCTCGGAATCATTGCATTCGCTTTCAGGGGCCACAATGTTGTACTGGAGATTCAG GGCACCATGCCGTCGACTATGAAACATCCTTCTCATGTTCCCATGTGGAAGGGCGTCAAGGTAGCCTATGCCATCGTTGCTCTCTGCTTCTACCCCCTCGCAATCGGTGGCTTCTGGGCTTACGGAAACCAG ATACCTCCGAATGGCATCCTGAGCGCCCTGTACAAGTTCCACAGCCGCGACGTGTCCCGGCTGGTGCTGGGCATCACCACGCTGCTGGTGATCATCAACTGCCTGACCACGTTCCAGATCTACGCCATGCCCGTGTACGACAACATGGAGGCCGGGTACGTGCACAAGAAGAACCGGCCGTGCCCCTGGTGGCTGCGCTCGGGTTTCCGCGCCTTCTTCGGCGCGGTCAACTTCCTCATCGCCGTCGCGCTGCCGTTCCTGTCGGAGCTCGCCGGCCTCCTGGGAGGGATCTCGCTGCCGGTCACGCTGGCGTACCCGTGCTTCATGTGGGTGGCTATCAAGAAGCCGCGGAAGGGGACGGCGACGTGGAACGTCAACTGGGCTCTGGGAATCCTTGGAATGAGCATAAGCTTCGTGCTCATAGTCGGAAACCTGTGGGGCCTCGTGGAGAAAGGCTTGCGTGTGAAGTTCTTCAAGCCTGCGGATTTCCAGTGA